A section of the Rattus norvegicus strain BN/NHsdMcwi chromosome 15, GRCr8, whole genome shotgun sequence genome encodes:
- the Olr1610 gene encoding olfactory receptor Olr1610 has translation METENRTVVTEFILIGLTQSHDIQRLVFVLSLIFYIIILPGNILIILTIKSDPGLTAPLYFFLGNLAFLDASYSFIVAPRMLVDIFSEKKIISYKACITQLFFLHFLGGGEGLLLVVMAFDRYIAICRPLHYSTVMSPRACYVMLLALWLGGFAHSIIQVVLILRLPFCGPNHLDNFFCDVPQVIKLACTDTFAVELLMVFNSGLLTLVCFLGLLTSYAVILCHVHRSASEGKNKAISTCTTHVIIIFLMFGPAIFIYTRPFTTLSADKVVSFFHTVIFPLMNPVIYTLRNQEVKTSMKKLIIRHIIC, from the coding sequence ATGGAGACAGAAAACAGGACAGTTGTCACAGAATTCATCCTCATAGGACTGACCCAGTCACATGACATTCAGCGCTTGGTCTTTGTTCTGAGCTTAATTTTCTACATCATCATCTTGCCTGGAAATATCCTCATCATCTTGACCATCAAGTCAGACCCTGGACTCACTGcccctctttatttcttcctgggaAATTTGGCCTTCCTGGATGCCTCTTACTCCTTCATTGTGGCTCCCAGGATGCTGGTAGACATCTTCTCTGAGAAGAAGATAATCTCCTACAAAGCTTGCATCACCCAGCTATTCTTTTTACACTTCCTTGGAGGAGGTGAAGGGTTACTTCTGGTTGTGATGGCCTTTGACCGCTACATCGCCATCTGCAGGCCTTTACATTACTCCACTGTCATGAGTCCTAGAGCCTGCTATGTGATGTTGTTGGCTCTCTGGCTTGGAGGTTTTGCTCACTCCATTATTCAGGTTGTCCTCATCCTCCGCTTGCCTTTCTGTGGTCCAAATCATCTAgataacttcttctgtgatgtcccaCAGGTCATCAAGCTAGCCTGTACAGACACCTTTGCAGTTGAGCTCCTAATGGTGTTCAATAGTGGCCTGCTTACCCTCGtgtgcttccttggtcttctGACTTCCTATGCAGTTATTTTATGCCATGTCCATAGGTCAGCTTCTGAGGGAAAAAACAAAGCTATATCTACGTGTACCACTCATGTTATCATTATATTTCTTATGTTTGGACCTGCAATTTTTATTTATACGCGTCCATTCACTACCTTATCGGCTGACaaagtggtttctttctttcacacAGTAATATTTCCCTTGATGAATCCTGTGATTTATACTCTTCGAAACCAGGAAGTAAAAACTTCCATGAAAAAGTTAATTATCCGGCATATTATTTGTTAA
- the Or4n4 gene encoding olfactory receptor Olr1611, with the protein METENRTVVTEFILIGLTQSHDIQRLVFVLSLIFYIIILPGNVFIILTIISDPGLTAPLYLFLGNLAFLDASYSFIVAPRMLVDIFSEKKIISYKACITQLFFLHFLGGGEFLLLVVMAFDRYIAICRPLHYSTVMSSRTCYVMLLAPWLGGLVHSIIQVVFILHLPFCGPNHLDNFFCDVPQVIKLACTDTFAVELLMIFNSGLLTLVCFLGLLTSYAVILCHVHRSASEGKNKAISTCTTHVIIIFLMFGPAIFIYTRPFTALSADKVVSFFHTVIFPLLNPVIYTLRNQEVKTSMKKLFIRQIIC; encoded by the coding sequence ATGGAGACAGAAAACAGGACAGTTGTCACAGAATTCATCCTCATAGGACTGACCCAGTCACATGACATTCAGCGCTTGGTCTTTGTTCTGAGCTTAATTTTCTACATCATCATCTTGCCTGGAAATGTCTtcatcatcctcaccatcatATCAGACCCTGGACTCACTGCTCCTCTTTATCTCTTCCTGGGAAATTTGGCCTTCCTGGATGCCTCCTACTCCTTCATTGTGGCTCCCAGGATGCTGGTAGACATCTTCTCTGAGAAGAAGATAATCTCCTACAAAGCTTGTATCACTCAACTATTTTTTTTGCACTTCCTCGGAGGAGGGGAATTTTTACTACTGGTTGTGATGGCCTTTGACCGCTACATCGCCATCTGCAGGCCTTTACATTACTCCACTGTCATGAGTTCCAGAACCTGCTATGTGATGTTGTTGGCTCCATGGCTTGGAGGTTTGGTTCACTCCATCATTCAGGTTGTCTTCATCCTCCACTTGCCCTTCTGTGGGCCGAATCATCTAgataacttcttctgtgatgtcccaCAGGTCATCAAGCTAGCCTGTACAGACACCTTTGCAGTTGAGCTCCTAATGATCTTCAATAGTGGCCTGCTTACCCTCGtgtgcttccttggtcttctGACTTCCTATGCAGTTATTTTATGCCATGTCCATAGGTCAGCTTCTGAGGGAAAAAACAAAGCTATATCTACGTGTACCACTCATGTTATCATTATATTTCTTATGTTTGGACCTGCAATTTTTATTTATACACGTCCATTCACAGCCTTATCAGCTGACAAAGTGGTTTCTTTCTTCCATACAGTAATATTTCCCTTATTGAATCCTGTGATTTATACGCTTCGGAACCAGGAAGTTAAAACATCCATGAAAAAGTTATTTATTCGTCAAATAATTTGTTAA